A DNA window from Seriola aureovittata isolate HTS-2021-v1 ecotype China chromosome 8, ASM2101889v1, whole genome shotgun sequence contains the following coding sequences:
- the aurkb gene encoding aurora kinase B, with translation MQNKENYEPRDFPRPFTTPSMVAGPQRVQVKTRAEMDKNAITGPGRECVGSSSSASKKVSIDDFDIGRPLGKGKFGNVYLARVKKLQAIVALKVLFKSQMEKEGVEHQLRREIEIQAHLKHPNILRFYNYFHDRKRVFLVLEYAPRGEMYKELQRCGRFDDQRTATYMEEISDALMYCHEKKVIHRDIKPENLLLGYRGELKIADFGWSVHAPSLRRRTMCGTLDYLPPEMIEGHTHSEKVDLWCIGVLCYECLVGNPPFETASHSETYKRIMKVDLKFPKTVSDGARDLISKLLRHSPTNRLSLQSVIDHPWVRSNSHRLLPPSYPAKKS, from the exons ATGCAG aaTAAGGAAAATTATGAGCCCAGGGATTTCCCAAGACCG TTTACAACCCCTAGCATGGTGGCAGGCCCACAGCGTGTTCAGGTGAAGACACGAGCAGAGATGGACAAAAATGCCATCACAG GCCCTGGGAGAGAGTGCGTTGGCTCATCCAGTTCAGCTTCAAA GAAAGTCTCCATTGATGACTTCGACATCGGTCGACCATTAGGGAAGGGCAAGTTTGGTAATGTTTACCTTGCAAGAGTAAAGAAGCTGCAAGCCATCGTGGCGCTGAAGGTGTTGTTCAAGTCACAGATGGAAAAGGAGGGTGTGGAGCATCAACTCAGGAGGGAGATTGAGATTCAGGCCCATCTCAA GCACCCCAACATTCTGCGCTTCTACAATTACTTCCATGACCGCAAAAGGGTGTTCTTAGTGCTAGAGTACGCCCCACGTGGTGAAATGTACAAAGAGCTACAGAGATGTGGAAGATTTGATGACCAGCGCACTGCCACA TACATGGAGGAGATATCTGATGCTCTAATGTATTGCCATGAGAAGAAAGTGATTCATCGTGACATCAAGCCAGAAAATCTGCTTCTCGGCTATCGCGGAGAGCTGAAAATTGCCGATTTTGGTTGGTCTGTTCATGCACCTTCTCTGAG ACGTCGCACCATGTGTGGAACACTGGACTACCTCCCTCCAGAGATGATTGAGGGACACACCCACAGTGAGAAAGTGGACCTGTGGTGCATTGGGGTCCTCTGCTACGAATGCCTGGTTGGCAACCCACCTTTTGAAACTGCCAGCCATTCAGAAACGTACAAAAGAATTATGAAg GTGGATTTGAAGTTCCCCAAGACTGTCTCAGATGGTGCACGGGACCTGATATCGAAGCTGCTTCGCCACAGCCCCACCAATCGCCTCTCACTACAGAGTGTCATTGACCACCCATGGGTGCGCAGCAACTCTCACCGGCTCCTACCCCCATCCTACCCTGCCAAGAAATCCTGA